Proteins found in one Larimichthys crocea isolate SSNF chromosome I, L_crocea_2.0, whole genome shotgun sequence genomic segment:
- the cxcr2 gene encoding C-X-C chemokine receptor type 1 — MKLQLLIFIVLRYLVLTTQEDYEKEFSTEMYDLDNITYSEDELGSSPCRASLPDSWNMGLMITFIIVFVFSMVGNSIVVYVVCYMKNSRATTDIYLMHLAVADLLFSVTLPFWAVDAYTGWIFGNFLCKVLSGFQEASVYCSVFLLACISVDRHFAIVRATRILSSRHLLVKVVCFVVWVMAGLLSLPVTIQKESFNAADLGQSICYENLTGESSDQWRVGVRVLRHTVGFFLPLLVMAVCYGWTLVTLFHTRNQQKHKAIRVILAVVVAFIVCWLPYNISVLIDTLTRGGTLQVKTCETRYRLEVILNVTQLMAFMHCAVNPVLYAFIGEKFRNQLLLALYKHGLISKQVWMAFRRGSVNSVMSTRSRNTSATM; from the exons ATGAAGCTGCAACTTTTGATCTTTATTGTTTTGAGGTATTTGGTTCTAACCACTCAAGAGGATTATGAAAAAGAG TTCTCAACAGAGATGTATGACCTTGATAATATTACATATTCTGAGGATGAGCTTGGATCTAGTCCTTGCAGGGCAAGTTTGCCGGACTCTTGGAACATGGGTCTGATGATCACCTTCATCATCGTGTTTGTCTTCAGCATGGTAGGCAACAGCATTGTTGTCTATGTGGTTTGTTACATGAAGAACAGTAGAGCAACCACAGATATCTACCTAATGCACCTGGCGGTGGCAGACCTTCTCTTCAGTGTCACGCTCCCATTCTGGGCCGTCGACGCTTATACTGGTTGGATCTTTGGAAACTTCTTGTGCAAAGTCCTGTCAGGCTTTCAGGAAGCATCAGTGTACTGCAGTGTGTTCCTGCTTGCATGCATCAGTGTGGACCGTCACTTTGCCATTGTGCGAGCTACACGTATCCTGTCTTCCCGTCACCTGTTGGTAAAAGTGGTGTGCTTTGTGGTGTGGGTGATGGCTGGACTGTTATCCTTACCCGTGACAATTCAGAAGGAGAGCTTCAATGCTGCAGACCTGGGGCAGAGCATTTGCTATGAAAACCTAACTGGTGAAAGCAGTGACCAGTGGCGTGTTGGCGTCCGTGTTCTGCGTCATACGGTGGGCTTTTTCCTGCCACTCCTGGTGATGGCTGTCTGCTACGGCTGGACCTTGGTGACGCTGTTTCACACACGTAATCAACAAAAGCATAAGGCCATACGTGTCATCCTGGCAGTGGTGGTAGCATTCATTGTGTGCTGGCTGCCTTATAACATATCTGTGCTGATTGATACGCTCACACGAGGTGGAACACTTCAAGTGAAGACATGTGAAACTCGCTACAGATTGGAAGTGATTCTAAATGTGACCCAATTGATGGCCTTCATGCACTGTGCAGTGAATCCAGTGCTGTACGCCTTCATTGGTGAGAAGTTCCGTAACCAGCTACTCTTAGCTCTTTACAAACACGGCCTCATCAGCAAACAGGTCTGGATGGCTTTCAGGAGGGGCTCTGTCAACAGTGTAATGAGCACCAGATCTAGAAACACCTCTGCTACTATGTGA
- the faima gene encoding fas apoptotic inhibitory molecule a yields the protein MMSNDLAGVWEVALSDGVHRIEFEHGTTTGKRVIYVDGKEILRRDWMFKLVGKETFSVGKSDTKATINIDAVSGFAYEYTLEINGKSLKKYMENRSKVTSTWVLNLDGIDCRVVLEKDTMDIWCNGQNIETAGEFVDDGTETHFTLGDHNCCVKAVSSGKRRDGIIHTLLVDGTEIAECTE from the exons ATGATGTCCAATGATCTTGCTGGTGTGTGGGAGGTGGCACTGAGTGATGGGGTCCACAGGATAGAGTTTGAACACGGCACGACCACCGGGAAGAGGGTCATCTACGTGGATGGGAAG GAGATCCTGAGACGGGACTGGATGTTCAAACTTGTGGGGAAGGAGACATTCAGTGTGGGCAAATCAGACACCAAAGCAACCATCAACATTGATGCAGTCAGTGGTTTTGCCTATGAGTACACACTGGAGATCAACGGCAAGAGCTTGAAGAAGTACATGGAGAACAGATCAAAGGTCACCAGCACCTGGGTTCTTAACTTGGACGGCATCGACTGCAGGGTGGTCCTAG AGAAAGACACCATGGATATTTGGTGCAATGGACAAAACATTGAGACTGCG GGGGAGTTTGTGGACGACggcacagaaacacatttcaccCTCGGAGACCACAACTGCTGCGTGAAGGCTGTGAGCAGCGGGAAGAGACGAGACGGGATCATTCACACGCTGCTGGTGGATGGCACGGAGATAGCCGAGTGCACAGAGTGA
- the parp9 gene encoding poly [ADP-ribose] polymerase 9 codes for MEGRLDIPLNGPSLNIVRQCGPALCDVLQSKFGCVATIDGVDFEGQQKKATVAPEKRFDVQLHSDVRVSVWKGDLTNFRVDAVVNAANEHLQHYGGLALALATAGGPQIQKDSDAYIRKYGVLNTGNAIVGDSGSLPCKKIIHVVGPRLSAYPDKFEVSRAEPLLQQAIMSILDKVKESHLNTVAIPAISSGLFNYPLQECANTIVKTVKAYYEKSSGHRPKEIQFVNHDEPTVWEMERACHQILAHNKPKTYSQAAGSTHRSDAKNSALTVQTGNVHLTLKKGNIEEQETDVIVNTTYSRELNGDISRALLKKAGHGMQQEMYSAHESGCIIITKPYNLQCKAVHHVFAEKGYSMTKQRLSKSVLECLWMAVTCHHKSISFPAIGTGGFHLQKQEVARIMSDAVTDFAQKVQTKMEVDFVIFPSDSETFKAFEEQMRYLQTNTSHPSFTHETHSFPHRDDIHGSRAPSPQISLSGPSNEATREAERWLHDLLFKTNGTVTICNNFIQHFGEKEHLQLSRLMKKGISIAEIFDKGRASMIVKGISAEDVVVAGLQVEAMLCNIQREFVREEEGTMLVMSSQNVSFERKMVDQSTSEFKDRLSTFKYTGLSIVKVDKVENAALKQLFNLKKKQLQCSTKQMFQRIPAQFCEMVSRIGFHAEYAPPDDPAYGEGIYFASTVKRAMEVWKEPYSEYVHFVEAEVLTGNSTGGKRGLILPPAVGTDPLTLYNSLSGPEISVVFSGYQALPKYIITCKIRRV; via the exons ATGGAAGGTAGATTGGATATTCCTCTTAACGGGCCTTCACTCAACATTGTGAGACAGTGTGGGCCTGCTCTGTGTGATGTCCTTCAAAGCAAATTTGGATGTGTGGCCACCATTGATGGTGTGGATTTTGAAGGACAACAGAAAAAGGCAACTGTGGCCCCAGAGAAAAGATTTGATGTTCAGCTTCATTCAGATGTTCGGGTGTCTGTGTGGAAGGGTGATCTCACTAATTTCCGGGTAGACGCTGTTGTGAATGCTGCTAATGAGCATCTTCAGCATTATGGCGGCCTTGCTCTAGCTCTGGCCACTGCTGGTGGTCCACAGATCCAAAAGGACAGTGATGCCTACATCAGAAAGTATGGTGTCCTGAATACGGGAAATGCAATAGTCGGTGATTCTGGGTCACTACCATGCAAGAAGATCATTCATGTTGTGGGCCCACGGCTATCTGCATATCCAGATAAGTTTGAAGTATCTCGGGCTGAACCTCTGCTGCAGCAGGCCATCATGAGCATTCTTGACAAAGTTAAGGAAAGTCATCTAAATACTGTCGCCATTCCTGCTATAAGCTCTGGACTGTTCAACTATCCCCTGCAAGAATGTGCAAACACCATAGTAAAAACCGTGAAGGCCTACTATGAAAAATCTTCTGGACATCGTCCTAAAGAGATCCAGTTTGTGAACCATGACGAGCCTACAGTCTGGGAAATGGAGAGGGCCTGTCATCAGATATTAGCCCATAACAAGCCCAAGACATACAGTCAGGCAGCAGGAAGCACCCACAGAAGTGATGCCAAGAACTCCGCACTTACTGTCCAGACGGGAAATGTCCATCTGACACTGAAGAAGGGTAACATTGAGGAACAGGAG ACAGACGTCAttgtaaacacaacatataGTCGAGAACTGAATGGAGACATTTCCAGAGCCTTACTGAAGAAAGCTGGTCATGGAATGCAACAAGAAATGTATTCTGCTCACGAGAGTGGATGTATTATCATCACAAAACCCTACAATCTGCAGTGTAAAGCAGTGCATCATGTTTTTGCTGAAAAGGGGTACAGCATGACAAAGCAG AGACTTTCCAAATCAGTATTGGAATGCTTATGGATGGCAGTCACATGTCATCACAAGTCAATCTCCTTTCCTGCCATCGGCACTGGAGGTTTCCACTTGCAGAAACAAGAAGTTGCCCGGATCATGTCAGATGCCGTGACTGACTTTGCCCAAAAAGTCCAAACGAAAATGGAAGTTGATTTTGTCATATTTCCTTCTGACAGCGAGACATTTAAG GCTTTTGAGGAACAAATGAGATATCTCCAGACAAACACATCTCATCCCAGCTTTACACATg agacacacagtttCCCACACAGAGATGACATCCATGGCAGCAGAGCTCCCAGTCCACAGATCAGTCTGAGCGGCCCCTCCAATGAAGCAACACGCGAGGCTGAACGTTGGCTCCATGACCTTCTCTTCAAAACCAACGGCACTGTCACTATCTGCAACAACTTCATCCAGCACTTTGGGGAAAAGGAACATCTGCAGTTATCCCGTCTTATGAAAAAAGGCATTTCCATTGCAGAGATTTTTGACAAAGGTCGTGCAAGCATGATTGTAAAAGGGATTTCAGCTGAAGATGTTGTAGTTGCTGGGTTGCAGGTGGAGGCCATGCTCTGCAACATCCAGAGGGAGTttgtcagagaggaagagggcaCCATGCTCGTGATGTCGTCTCAGAATGTGTCCTTTGAAAGAAAGATGGTAGACCAGTCCACCTCAGAGTTCAAAGACAGATTATCTACCTTCAAATATACAGGCCTCTCGATAGTGAAG gtggacAAAGTGGAGAACGCTGCATTGAAGCAGCTCTTTAATCTCAAGAAAAAACAGCTCCAATGCTCCActaaacaaatgtttcaaaggATACCTGCACAGTTCTGTGAGATGGTTAGCCGTATTGGATTCCATGCCGAGTACGCACCACCTGATG ACCCAGCATATGGAGAAGGCATCTACTTTGCCAGCACAGTAAAAAGGGCCATGGAAGTGTGGAAGGAGCCATACAGCGAGTATGTGCACTTTGTGGAGGCCGAGGTGCTGACAGGAAACTCCACTGGTGGTAAACGAGGTCTCATCCTGCCACCTGCTGTGGGGACAGATCCACTCACTTTGTACAACAGTTTGAGTGGACCTGAAATCTCTGTCGTATTCAGTGGTTATCAAGCTCTGCCCAAATACATTATCACCTGTAAGATCCGTCGAGTCTGA